One stretch of Caldinitratiruptor microaerophilus DNA includes these proteins:
- a CDS encoding ATP-binding protein, whose protein sequence is MVGLVARFLAPAAAADPERCLRAGPAGEGCDACSGACPAGAIAVAAEAGPGAPPRVDPDRCRGCGACVPACPAGAISLPGAGPGELLGSLQAAGTESIACAAAPADAVPPGAVRLPCLAALHPETAVAVAVHPDGPGTLALHAGDCGTCPVGAGARAREVVEEVRARLSRLDLPAASSPRRPAPLSRRDLLARWARGAAQAAAALLPPQAGVASGGSPASAPAVRSARQPPPWRRALLAALEAAGRPVVPHVADSGLPLLAPPDRCTFCGVCAAACPTGALVVRTGQAIRLEVDEGACTGCGLCAMRCPEGVMAVACDLRPPAAGRTPARRELARGAAAACRRCGRPLWPGEGALCRACETRAELLAAIAGGGNDGTPPPPGPSFF, encoded by the coding sequence ATGGTGGGGCTCGTGGCCCGGTTCCTGGCGCCGGCGGCGGCCGCAGACCCGGAGCGCTGCCTGCGCGCCGGGCCGGCCGGCGAGGGGTGCGACGCGTGCTCGGGCGCGTGCCCGGCCGGGGCGATTGCGGTGGCGGCGGAGGCCGGCCCCGGCGCCCCGCCCCGGGTCGACCCCGATCGCTGCCGCGGCTGCGGCGCGTGCGTCCCCGCCTGCCCCGCCGGCGCCATCTCCCTGCCCGGAGCCGGGCCGGGCGAGCTCCTCGGGAGCCTGCAGGCGGCCGGGACGGAGTCGATCGCCTGTGCGGCGGCGCCTGCCGATGCGGTTCCGCCGGGAGCCGTGCGCCTCCCCTGCCTCGCCGCGCTCCACCCGGAGACGGCCGTGGCGGTGGCCGTCCACCCGGACGGACCCGGTACCCTGGCGCTCCACGCCGGTGACTGCGGGACGTGTCCGGTCGGGGCCGGGGCGCGGGCCCGGGAGGTGGTGGAGGAGGTCCGGGCCCGCCTGAGCCGCCTGGACCTTCCTGCGGCCTCTTCCCCGCGCCGGCCCGCGCCCCTCTCACGGCGCGACCTCCTCGCCCGGTGGGCGCGGGGTGCGGCGCAGGCCGCCGCGGCGCTTCTTCCCCCGCAGGCAGGTGTGGCTTCGGGCGGTTCGCCGGCCTCCGCCCCGGCGGTCCGCAGCGCCCGGCAACCTCCGCCCTGGCGTCGTGCCCTCCTCGCCGCCCTGGAGGCGGCCGGCCGGCCGGTCGTCCCGCACGTGGCGGACTCCGGGCTTCCCCTCCTCGCACCACCCGACCGGTGCACGTTCTGCGGGGTGTGCGCCGCGGCCTGCCCCACCGGGGCCCTGGTCGTGCGGACCGGTCAGGCGATCAGGCTGGAGGTCGACGAGGGCGCCTGCACCGGGTGCGGCCTCTGCGCGATGCGCTGCCCGGAGGGGGTGATGGCCGTCGCCTGCGACCTCCGCCCGCCTGCCGCCGGGAGGACGCCGGCGCGGCGCGAACTGGCGCGGGGAGCTGCGGCGGCTTGCCGGCGCTGCGGGCGACCGCTGTGGCCCGGGGAGGGCGCGCTGTGCCGGGCCTGCGAGACCCGGGCAGAACTTCTTGCAGCGATCGCTGGCGGCGGCAACGACGGAACCCCGCCGCCTCCCGGGCCGTCTTTCTTTTGA